The proteins below are encoded in one region of Misgurnus anguillicaudatus chromosome 24, ASM2758022v2, whole genome shotgun sequence:
- the cep295 gene encoding uncharacterized protein cep295, which translates to MKYSPPATPVQDESCELVPQDEGLKPHLISTETSQHQSIKDNTLDRLLERAQELGDGKGILEESTISFISLPESTTLQDPDITETEDYANKATEPSEEKEIQRKSDDDDSQSKVSVCAEEDSSRTECPEISSFPQTVMMLEYQSSSAQQQEALLRRRHCLAQRSAHRAAEVKAKRAEMRKVVQNVSKATSSSGYTVQKSEMVCRLKTVAEVKISTPEQKSLEEAEMYQRTQRLYKRLEEVKQKEEYYNRQKAYAKNREKAKEFQRKTLEKLRAKQKS; encoded by the exons ATGAAATACTCTCCTCCCGCAACCCCTGTACAGGATGAAAGCTGTGAGCTTGTGCCACAGGATGAGGGTTTAAAGCCACACTTGATCAGCACTGAGACATCCCAGCATCAGTCTATTAAAGATAACACGCTGGACAGGTTATTGGAAAGAGCACAG GAGCTGGGTGATGGTAAGGGCATTCTTGAAGAATCTACCATCTCATTCATCAGCCTACCAGAGTCAACAACACTACAAGATCCTGACATCACTGAAACGGAAGATTATGCAAACAAAGCAACTGAGCCATCAGAAGAGAAGGAAATACAGAGGAaatctgatgatgatgatagtcAG AGCAAAGTGTCGGTTTGTGCAGAGGAAGACAGCAGTCGAACAGAATGCCCTGAGATATCATCCTTTCCTCAGACAG TAATGATGCTGGAGTATCAGTCTTCATCTGCTCAACAGCAGGAGGCGTTACTTCGACGACGACATTGTCTCGCCCAGCGGTCTGCTCACAGAGCTGCAGAGGTCAAAGCTAAAAGAGCAGAGATGAGGAAAGTTGTTCAGAATGTATCTAAAGCCACTTCGTCTTCAGGATACACCGTACAGAAATCCGAAATGG TTTgtagattaaagactgtggcTGAGGTCAAGATTAGCACACCTGAACAGAAATCCTTGGAGGAGGCAGAGATGTACCAGCGTACTCAAAG GTTGTACAAGCGGTTAGAAGAAGTCAAACAGAAGGAGGAGTATTACAACCGTCAAAAGGCTTATGCCAAAAACCGTGAGAAGGCCAAAGAGTTTCAGAGG AAAACGCTGGAAAAGCTGAGGgctaaacaaaaaagttga
- the psph gene encoding phosphoserine phosphatase has translation MATVAETRALFRRADAVCFDVDSTVIREEGIDELAKFCGVGDAVTEMTRKAMGGSVSFTTALSERLSIIKCSREQVNKLITDHPPQLTAGIKELVEKLHQRNVKVFLISGGFRCIVEHVASQLDIPFHHVYANRLKFYFNGEYAGFDESQPTAESGGKGKVIGLLKERYGFKNVVMIGDGATDLEACPPASAFIGFGGNVVRQQVKEKASWYVTSFDELIQELEKI, from the exons ATGGCAACGGTCGCTGAGACTCGCGCACTCTTCCGCCGCGCAGACGCGGTGTGCTTTGACGTCGACAGCACAGTCATCCGCGAGGAGGGCATCGATGAGCTCGCAAAATTCTGCGGCGTCGGTGACGCGGTCACAGAAAT GACACGCAAGGCGATGGGTGGATCAGTGTCGTTTACAACAGCTCTGAGTGAACGTCTGTCCATCATCAAGTGTTCAAGGGAACAAGTCAACAAACTGATAACTGACCATCCTCCTCAGCTCACAGCAGGTATTAA AGAGCTGGTCGAGAAGCTACATCAGCGTAATGTGAAGGTTTTCCTCATCTCCGGCGGCTTTCGCTGTATCGTTGAACACGTAGCGTCACAACTCGACATTCCTTTTCATCACGTCTATGCAAACCGCTTGAAGTTTTACTTTAACG GTGAATACGCAGGTTTTGATGAATCTCAGCCAACAGCCGAGTCTGGAGGAAAGGGTAAAGTCATCGGCCTGTTAAAGGAGCGGTACGGCTTTAAAAATGTGGTAATGATTGGAGATGGAGCCACTGATCTTGAGGCCTGTCCTCCTGCT AGTGCTTTCATTGGATTTGGTGGTAATGTGGTGCGGCAGCAGGTGAAGGAGAAGGCATCGTGGTACGTCACGAGTTTTGATGAGCTTATTCAAGAACTTGAGAAGATATAA
- the nipsnap2 gene encoding protein NipSnap homolog 2 yields the protein MATRVLQKACSGLYQATHRVRTKGRVTSAIRCLSVSSNRHREDSWFKSLFVRKVDPRKDAHSHLLAKKEDNNLYKIQFHNVKPECLEAYNKLCEDVLPSIHNDKHYPCELVGTWNTWYGEQDQAVHLWRYRGGYPALTEVMSKLKNNKEFMEYRNERGKMLLSRKNQLLLEFSFWNEPVPREGPNIYELRTYQLRPGTMIEWGNNWARAIGYRQHNREAVGGFFSQIGSLYMVHHLWAYKDLQSREDTRNAAWRHEGWDEAVYYTVPLIQHMESRIMIPMKASPLK from the exons ATGGCGACCAGAGTCCTTCAGAAGGCTTGTTCCGGCCTTTATCAGGCAACACACAGGGTCAGGACAAAGGGACGCGTTACCTCTGCGATCAG GTGCCTGTCAGTGTCTAGTAATCGTCATCGAGAGGACAGCTGGTTTAAATCACTGTTTGTGCGAAAGGTGGACCCGAGGAAAGACGCTCACTCTCATCTGTTAGCCAAAAAAGAAGAcaacaatttatacaaaatacaGT TTCACAATGTGAAACCCGAGTGTCTTGAGGCGTACAACAAACTCTG TGAGGATGTGCTGCCATCCATCCATAATGACAAACATTACCCGTGTGAGCTGGTGGGCACGTGGAATACTTGGTATGGAGAACAAGACCAGGCTG TGCACTTGTGGAGATACAGAGGAGGATATCCAGCTCTTACTGAAGTCATGAGCAAACTGAAAAATAACAAG GAGTTTATGGAGTACAGGAATGAGAGAGGAAAGATGCTTCTGTCTCGTAAGAATCAACTTCTGCTGGAGTTCAGCTTCTGGAACGAACCCGTGCCACGAGAAGGACCCAACATATATGAACTCCGCACCTATCAACTGAGA CCTGGTACCATGATTGAATGGGGCAATAATTG GGCTCGAGCTATTGGTTACCGGCAGCATAACCGTGAAGCAGTGGGTGGTTTTTTCTCACAGATAGGAAGCTTGTATATGGTTCATCATCTCTGGG CGTACAAAGACCTGCAGTCTAGAGAAGACACGAGGAACGCTGCCTGGCGGCATGAAGGATGGGATGAAGCTGTATATTACACTG tgcCTCTCATTCAGCACATGGAGTCTAGGATAATGATCCCCATGAAGGCGTCACCTTTAAAGTAA